One genomic segment of Primulina tabacum isolate GXHZ01 chromosome 9, ASM2559414v2, whole genome shotgun sequence includes these proteins:
- the LOC142554929 gene encoding protein SRC2-like, whose translation MDSRTLEIDLQYAKDLNNVNLITKMDVYVVVSISGGAMYSKQKTKSPVDHNGDANPTWNFPMKFTVDEAALQQNRLTLDFKLVCERALGDKDIGEVNVPIKELFDSPAKGEGKQILSYQVRKPSGKPKGQLTFAYKFGEKTAAALPYAAEPVPMTAYPAGSSAPYPSPPSGVYPPPVAYPAAVSSEAGGHYPPPAGYPQPGAYPPSGYGYPPPPQQGYGYPPQPGYGYPPPPGYGYPPQPVQQPPKKNKFGLGLGAGLLGGALGGLLIGDIISDGGGCGGGCGGGCGGG comes from the coding sequence AtggattctagaactctggaAATCGATCTCCAGTATGCTAAAGACCTGAACAATGTCAACCTTATCACCAAGATGGATGTTTATGTTGTTGTTTCAATCTCCGGTGGTGCTATGTACTCTAAGCAGAAGACCAAGTCGCCGGTTGATCACAACGGCGACGCTAACCCCACGTGGAATTTCCCCATGAAGTTCACGGTGGATGAGGCGGCGCTGCAGCAGAACCGCCTCACGCTTGATTTCAAGCTCGTATGTGAGAGGGCTTTGGGTGACAAAGACATCGGTGAAGTCAACGTTCCCATTAAAGAACTCTTCGATTCCCCGGCGAAGGGCGAGGGGAAGCAGATTTTGAGCTACCAGGTGAGGAAACCCAGTGGAAAGCCCAAAGGTCAACTTACTTTTGCGTATAAGTTCGGCGAGAAAACCGCCGCAGCGCTGCCGTACGCAGCAGAGCCCGTGCCTATGACGGCATACCCAGCTGGATCCAGTGCGCCATACCCCTCGCCGCCATCCGGAGTGTATCCACCTCCCGTGGCCTACCCTGCCGCGGTGTCGTCGGAAGCTGGGGGACACTATCCACCACCAGCGGGATATCCGCAGCCAGGAGCGTATCCTCCGTCTGGATATGGGTACCCGCCGCCGCCACAACAAGGATACGGTTACCCACCGCAGCCCGGTTACGGGTATCCACCGCCGCCGGGGTATGGATACCCACCGCAGCCAGTGCAGCAACCGCCAAAGAAGAACAAGTTTGGACTTGGATTAGGTGCCGGATTATTGGGTGGCGCACTTGGAGGTTTGCTGATCGGTGATATCATTTCCGATGGCGGTGGATGCGGTGGCGGATGCGGCGGAGGATGCGGCGGTGGCTGA